A genome region from Sphingomonas sp. BGYR3 includes the following:
- a CDS encoding SGNH/GDSL hydrolase family protein, with product MTPRRRRPRLPMLALIALAWPMAAGFGPDVDKTPLPVHVGGRTVDEGKAGQRFGWPGVYVEARFTGEKVRVQFDAPTDFIRLSIDGRERQVFRAPGKVDTVIEGLGKGEHLIRLDKLTETQGGESRFIGFELIGKGRAYLAPERTMQIEVIGDSHSVGYGNVSTSRECTEQQVHDLTDTTQAYGAMVARAMDADYRINAYSGFGVVRNYNGGEPGDSMVNRYPRAIPGAAEPLAGGDAEWQPDVIVINLGTNDFSTPVKPGEKWADADALKADYRATYIAFVRNLAQAQPQARFVLMGGDSFFSEVEQVKAALDGDLPGRVTARHVTGLTMTGCHYHPSVADNAKMAALVRGAIEGR from the coding sequence ATGACGCCGCGCCGCCGCCGCCCCCGGTTGCCCATGCTGGCGCTGATCGCGCTGGCATGGCCGATGGCGGCGGGGTTCGGCCCGGATGTCGACAAGACGCCGCTGCCCGTCCATGTCGGCGGGCGCACGGTGGACGAGGGCAAGGCGGGCCAGCGGTTCGGATGGCCCGGGGTCTATGTCGAGGCGCGCTTTACCGGCGAGAAGGTGCGCGTTCAGTTTGATGCGCCGACCGATTTCATCCGGCTGAGCATCGACGGGCGCGAGCGGCAGGTGTTCCGCGCGCCGGGCAAGGTGGACACGGTGATCGAGGGGCTGGGCAAGGGCGAGCACCTGATCCGGCTGGACAAGCTGACCGAGACGCAGGGCGGGGAAAGCCGCTTCATCGGGTTTGAACTGATCGGCAAGGGCCGCGCCTATCTGGCCCCCGAACGGACGATGCAGATCGAGGTGATCGGCGATTCGCACAGCGTCGGATATGGCAATGTGTCGACCAGCCGCGAATGTACCGAGCAGCAGGTCCATGACCTGACCGACACGACCCAGGCCTATGGCGCGATGGTCGCGCGGGCGATGGACGCCGATTACCGGATCAACGCCTATTCCGGGTTCGGCGTGGTGCGCAATTACAATGGCGGCGAACCGGGCGATTCCATGGTGAACCGCTATCCCCGCGCCATTCCGGGGGCGGCGGAACCGCTGGCCGGGGGCGATGCCGAATGGCAGCCGGACGTGATCGTCATAAACCTGGGCACCAATGATTTTTCGACGCCGGTAAAGCCGGGCGAGAAATGGGCCGATGCCGATGCGCTGAAGGCCGATTACCGGGCGACCTACATCGCGTTCGTGCGCAATCTTGCGCAGGCGCAGCCCCAGGCGCGGTTCGTGCTGATGGGCGGGGACAGCTTTTTCAGCGAGGTCGAACAGGTGAAGGCCGCGCTGGACGGCGACCTGCCGGGGCGGGTGACGGCTCGGCACGTCACCGGGCTGACCATGACGGGATGCCATTACCACCCGTCGGTGGCGGACAATGCGAAGATGGCGGCGCTGGTCCGCGGGGCGATCGAGGGGCGCTAG
- a CDS encoding acyltransferase — translation MSQSIDGDAGRHRFVALDGLRGVAALMVLVLHGVTIFPSSVMAVDLFFMLSGFVLAHAYGERLDSAAERVRFVKARLIRLWPLYLVGCLIALPAAIGMTLFGWSYWTPTALVLSILTAPFFILLPYDSYTIPLNPPGWSLSFELIANAVFLFVGIRWRWVIAIVGISAPLLLLGIYLYTGGTTGWHSFAGAFPRTFFSFFAGVLLFRLWQGQWLPRLSLPAVLLMALLVLMCALAPRQERSYSAFVLFLFNPALIWLGASSVARGVVARLCTWLGDISYALYVLHAPVIMSVEGLRFLMLSGSDAATYTPDGSTAPITLPIAIGLAHLLTYRWDTPLRRRLTARYLRKPA, via the coding sequence GTGTCGCAATCGATCGACGGGGATGCCGGACGGCACAGGTTCGTCGCGCTGGACGGCCTGCGCGGCGTCGCGGCGCTGATGGTGCTGGTGCTGCACGGCGTGACGATCTTTCCATCGTCGGTCATGGCGGTCGATCTGTTCTTCATGCTCAGCGGCTTCGTGCTCGCCCATGCCTATGGCGAACGGCTGGACAGCGCGGCCGAACGGGTGCGGTTCGTCAAGGCGCGGCTGATCCGCCTCTGGCCGCTCTATCTGGTCGGCTGCCTGATCGCGCTGCCTGCGGCGATCGGGATGACGCTGTTCGGCTGGTCCTACTGGACGCCGACCGCGCTGGTCCTGTCGATCCTGACCGCGCCCTTCTTTATCCTGCTGCCCTATGACAGCTACACGATCCCGCTCAATCCGCCCGGCTGGTCGCTGTCGTTCGAACTGATCGCCAATGCGGTGTTCCTGTTCGTCGGCATCCGCTGGCGCTGGGTCATCGCCATTGTCGGGATCAGCGCGCCGCTGCTGCTGCTCGGCATCTATCTCTATACCGGCGGGACGACCGGCTGGCACAGCTTTGCCGGCGCCTTTCCCCGCACCTTCTTCTCCTTCTTCGCCGGCGTCCTCCTGTTCCGGCTATGGCAGGGGCAGTGGCTGCCCCGCCTGTCGCTGCCCGCCGTGCTGCTGATGGCGCTGCTCGTCCTGATGTGCGCCCTCGCCCCGCGTCAGGAACGCAGCTACAGCGCCTTTGTCCTGTTCCTGTTCAATCCCGCGCTGATCTGGCTTGGCGCGTCCAGCGTGGCGCGCGGCGTGGTGGCCCGCCTGTGCACCTGGCTCGGGGACATTTCCTATGCGCTCTATGTGCTGCACGCACCGGTCATCATGTCGGTTGAGGGGCTGCGGTTCCTGATGCTCAGCGGATCGGATGCGGCCACCTACACGCCGGACGGATCGACCGCGCCGATCACCCTGCCCATCGCCATCGGGCTGGCGCATCTCCTCACCTATCGCTGGGATACGCCGCTGCGCCGCCGCCTGACGGCCCGTTATCTGCGCAAACCGGCCTAG
- the yajC gene encoding preprotein translocase subunit YajC has protein sequence MFIPSAFAQTSAGAAAGGGTMAGIISMAPLLLIFVAFYFLMIRPQQRQMKQLREAVAAVKKGDTVVTAGGLVGKVLRVEDAHVELELGPNVKVRAVKATLAEVQPLGGKPAND, from the coding sequence ATGTTCATTCCCTCCGCTTTTGCTCAGACCTCGGCCGGCGCTGCCGCTGGTGGCGGCACCATGGCCGGCATCATCTCGATGGCGCCGCTGCTCCTGATCTTCGTCGCCTTCTATTTCCTGATGATCCGCCCGCAGCAGCGGCAGATGAAGCAGCTGCGCGAAGCCGTGGCCGCGGTGAAAAAGGGCGATACCGTGGTCACCGCCGGCGGCCTGGTGGGCAAGGTGCTGCGGGTCGAGGACGCGCATGTCGAGCTGGAGCTTGGCCCGAACGTCAAGGTGCGCGCGGTCAAGGCGACGCTGGCCGAGGTTCAGCCGCTGGGCGGCAAGCCGGCGAACGACTGA
- a CDS encoding ThuA domain-containing protein, with protein MGRWIALLLGALLLTGASAPPPQPGLLIFTHSTGYRHASIEPGAVAIAALARQRGYAVTTSADPAIFDRVDTLRGFAAIVLVSTTTKPDDPASEWFVGPRRDAFQAYVRGGGGVVGIHAAADSHYHWPWYGQMIGGWFDSHPRGTPTARLHRHDTRHPATARLPDSFDRVDEWYYYKDRDPRSTLLLTFDPAGTGGAGVNPKPIAWAHRFDGGRVFYTGLGHTADGWTDPVMTAHLAGGIDWAAGRAGRR; from the coding sequence ATGGGCCGCTGGATCGCATTGCTGCTGGGCGCGCTGTTGCTGACCGGGGCGTCCGCGCCGCCGCCACAGCCCGGCCTGCTGATCTTCACGCACAGCACCGGCTATCGCCACGCCTCGATCGAACCGGGCGCGGTTGCCATCGCCGCCCTTGCCCGGCAACGCGGCTATGCCGTCACCACCAGCGCGGATCCGGCCATCTTCGACCGGGTGGACACGCTGCGCGGCTTTGCCGCCATCGTTCTGGTCAGCACGACGACCAAGCCGGACGATCCGGCCAGCGAATGGTTCGTCGGCCCCCGCCGCGACGCGTTTCAGGCTTATGTGCGCGGCGGCGGCGGCGTCGTCGGCATCCATGCGGCGGCCGATTCCCATTATCACTGGCCCTGGTATGGACAGATGATCGGCGGCTGGTTCGACAGCCATCCGCGCGGCACCCCGACCGCGCGCCTGCACCGGCACGACACCCGCCACCCCGCCACCGCGCGCCTGCCCGACAGCTTCGACCGGGTGGACGAATGGTATTATTACAAGGACCGCGACCCCCGCTCGACCCTGCTGCTTACCTTCGATCCCGCCGGCACCGGCGGGGCGGGCGTCAATCCAAAGCCGATTGCATGGGCGCACCGGTTCGACGGCGGCCGGGTATTCTATACCGGGCTCGGCCACACGGCGGACGGCTGGACCGATCCGGTGATGACCGCGCATCTGGCCGGCGGAATTGACTGGGCTGCTGGCCGCGCGGGCCGGCGCTGA
- the rplT gene encoding 50S ribosomal protein L20 — translation MARIKRGTTTKAKHKRILDQAKGYYGRRKNTIRIARQAVEKAGQYAYRDRKVKKRTFRGLWIQRINAGVRAEGLTYSQFMHGLKLAGIELDRKVLADIAMNEGAAFAAIVAQAKAALPQAA, via the coding sequence ATGGCACGCATCAAGCGCGGCACGACGACCAAGGCGAAGCACAAGCGGATTTTGGATCAGGCGAAGGGCTATTACGGCCGTCGCAAGAACACGATTCGCATCGCGCGTCAGGCGGTCGAAAAGGCCGGTCAATACGCCTATCGCGACCGCAAGGTTAAGAAGCGGACGTTCCGCGGCCTGTGGATCCAGCGCATCAACGCCGGTGTCCGGGCCGAAGGGCTCACCTATTCGCAGTTCATGCACGGGCTGAAGCTCGCTGGCATCGAACTCGACCGGAAGGTGCTGGCCGACATCGCGATGAACGAAGGCGCTGCCTTCGCCGCGATCGTCGCTCAGGCAAAGGCTGCACTGCCCCAGGCAGCGTAA
- the rpmI gene encoding 50S ribosomal protein L35, with protein sequence MPKLKTKSGVKKRFKFTATGKVKHGVAGKRHRLISHNAKYIRQNRGTSVLSDADVAHVKAWAPYGLR encoded by the coding sequence ATGCCCAAGCTCAAGACCAAGAGCGGTGTGAAGAAGCGCTTCAAGTTCACCGCCACGGGCAAGGTGAAGCACGGCGTCGCCGGCAAGCGCCACCGCCTGATTTCGCACAACGCCAAGTATATCCGCCAGAATCGCGGCACTTCGGTGCTGTCGGACGCCGATGTCGCACACGTGAAAGCGTGGGCGCCGTACGGCCTGCGTTGA
- the secD gene encoding protein translocase subunit SecD translates to MLDFPSWKKWLTWATVIVVSLLAVPSLLPENIRQQAPAWVPMPAVNLGLDLAGGSYILLEAKTEDVATNRLESMRDQVQTSLGKAPRIGVGDISVRDGRVSFLLRDASQVDAARQRLLDDGLIGSGAGLTGQREWDLNVVDTQRFVITPTSAGEAQAVERAMQDATEVVRRRIDELGTREPTIIRQGANRIVVQVPGLQNPEELKALLGRTARLEFKMVDENADPALVAQGRAPVGSEILPYPAFQQRIALKRQTIISGEQLTDARQEFSPETGAPIVTMRFDTTGGRAFARTTAQNVGKRFAIIVDDVVISAPSIRSEILGGSALIEGGFTVESANQLAIALRSGKLPVDLTVIEESTISPELGADSIRSGVIAGIVGTGAVVILMLVAYLRFGVYANIALVVNVLMIIGIMAIFNATLTLPGIAGFVLTIGAAVDANVLINERIREEQRRGRTVIASVEFGYKEASRAIFDANVTNVIAAIIMFVFGAGPVRGFAVVLTIGIVTSVFTAVTFTRLMVAEWLKKNRPKQLVI, encoded by the coding sequence ATGCTCGACTTCCCAAGCTGGAAGAAGTGGCTGACCTGGGCCACGGTCATCGTCGTTTCGCTGCTGGCGGTGCCCAGCCTGCTGCCCGAAAACATCCGTCAACAGGCGCCTGCATGGGTGCCGATGCCTGCGGTTAACCTGGGCCTCGACCTTGCGGGCGGCAGCTACATCCTGCTTGAGGCAAAGACCGAGGATGTGGCCACCAACCGCCTCGAATCGATGCGCGATCAGGTTCAGACCTCGCTTGGCAAGGCGCCGCGCATCGGCGTTGGCGACATTTCCGTCCGCGACGGCCGGGTCAGCTTCCTGCTGCGCGACGCAAGCCAGGTCGATGCCGCGCGCCAGCGGCTGCTGGACGACGGCCTGATCGGCAGCGGCGCGGGTCTGACCGGCCAGCGCGAATGGGACCTCAACGTCGTCGACACGCAGCGGTTCGTGATCACCCCCACCAGCGCGGGCGAGGCTCAGGCGGTGGAACGGGCGATGCAGGACGCGACCGAAGTCGTCCGCCGCCGCATCGACGAACTGGGCACCCGCGAACCCACGATCATCCGTCAGGGCGCGAACCGCATCGTCGTGCAGGTCCCCGGGCTTCAGAATCCGGAGGAGCTGAAAGCGCTGCTCGGCCGCACCGCGCGGCTTGAATTCAAGATGGTGGACGAAAACGCCGATCCCGCGCTGGTGGCGCAGGGCCGCGCCCCCGTCGGCAGCGAAATCCTGCCCTATCCCGCCTTTCAGCAGCGGATCGCGCTCAAGCGGCAGACGATCATTTCCGGCGAACAGCTGACCGACGCGCGTCAGGAATTCAGCCCCGAAACCGGCGCGCCGATCGTCACCATGCGCTTCGACACCACCGGCGGCCGCGCCTTTGCGCGCACCACCGCCCAGAATGTCGGCAAGCGGTTTGCGATCATCGTCGACGATGTCGTCATCTCCGCCCCCTCGATCCGCAGCGAGATCCTGGGCGGCAGCGCGCTGATCGAGGGTGGGTTCACCGTCGAAAGCGCCAATCAGCTGGCCATCGCCCTGCGTTCGGGAAAGCTGCCCGTTGACCTGACCGTGATCGAGGAATCGACGATCAGCCCGGAACTGGGTGCCGATTCGATCCGCTCTGGCGTGATCGCGGGCATTGTCGGCACGGGCGCGGTCGTGATCCTGATGCTGGTCGCGTATCTGCGCTTTGGCGTCTATGCCAATATCGCGCTGGTCGTGAACGTCCTGATGATCATCGGCATCATGGCGATCTTCAACGCGACGCTGACCCTGCCCGGCATCGCCGGCTTCGTGCTGACCATCGGCGCGGCGGTGGACGCCAACGTGCTGATCAACGAACGCATCCGCGAGGAACAGCGGCGCGGCCGCACCGTCATCGCCTCGGTCGAGTTCGGGTACAAGGAGGCGAGCCGCGCCATCTTCGACGCGAACGTCACCAACGTGATCGCCGCGATCATCATGTTCGTGTTCGGTGCCGGCCCGGTCCGCGGCTTTGCCGTGGTGCTGACCATCGGCATCGTCACCTCCGTCTTTACCGCCGTCACCTTCACGCGCCTGATGGTCGCTGAATGGCTGAAGAAGAACCGGCCGAAACAGCTTGTGATCTGA
- a CDS encoding glycoside hydrolase family 43 protein: MMMATGISALALTACQTATTGGAAAASASDGKYLSQPLVRDIYTADPSAHVWADGRIYIYPSHDIETDIPEDDLGSHFAMRDYRVLSMDTVGGPVTVHGVALDIKDVPWAGQQMWAPDAASKDGTYFLYFPAKDKQGVFRIGVATSKSPTGPFKAEPQPIPGSFSMDPNVFKDSDGQYYMYFGGIWGGQLQKWAKGSYDPNGSATDLGDNAAPALTAKIARMNPDLKTFAEAPRDVVILDQAGKPILTGDHDRRFFEGSWTFRKDGKYYFTYSTGDTHYLVYATGDNPYGPFTYQGRIMEPVQGWTTHHSIIETGGKWYLFYHDTQISGKTHLRNVKVAELTFEPDGSIRTLQPIRPE, encoded by the coding sequence ATGATGATGGCAACCGGGATTTCGGCACTGGCGCTGACGGCGTGCCAGACGGCGACGACGGGCGGGGCGGCAGCGGCCAGCGCGTCGGACGGCAAGTATCTGAGCCAGCCGCTGGTCCGCGACATCTATACCGCCGATCCGTCCGCCCATGTGTGGGCCGATGGCCGCATCTATATCTACCCCAGCCACGACATCGAAACCGACATTCCCGAGGACGATCTGGGCAGCCATTTCGCGATGCGCGATTACCGCGTCCTGTCGATGGACACGGTGGGCGGGCCGGTGACGGTGCATGGCGTCGCGCTGGACATCAAGGACGTGCCCTGGGCGGGCCAGCAGATGTGGGCGCCGGATGCCGCGTCGAAGGACGGCACCTATTTCCTGTATTTCCCCGCCAAGGACAAACAGGGCGTGTTCCGCATCGGCGTCGCCACGTCGAAATCGCCGACCGGGCCGTTCAAGGCCGAGCCGCAGCCCATTCCCGGCAGCTTTTCCATGGACCCCAATGTGTTCAAGGACAGCGACGGGCAATATTACATGTATTTCGGCGGCATCTGGGGCGGCCAGCTGCAGAAATGGGCGAAGGGCAGTTATGACCCCAATGGTTCGGCAACCGACCTGGGCGACAATGCCGCGCCCGCGCTGACCGCCAAGATCGCGCGGATGAACCCGGACCTGAAAACCTTTGCCGAAGCGCCGCGCGACGTCGTGATCCTGGATCAGGCGGGCAAGCCCATCCTGACCGGCGACCATGACCGCCGCTTTTTCGAGGGCAGCTGGACGTTCAGGAAGGACGGGAAATATTATTTCACCTATTCGACCGGCGATACGCATTACCTGGTCTATGCCACCGGCGATAATCCCTATGGACCGTTCACCTATCAAGGCCGCATCATGGAGCCGGTGCAGGGATGGACCACGCACCATTCGATCATCGAGACAGGCGGCAAATGGTATCTTTTCTATCACGACACGCAGATTTCCGGGAAAACCCATCTGCGCAACGTCAAGGTAGCGGAGCTGACGTTCGAACCGGACGGCAGCATCCGGACATTGCAGCCGATCCGGCCGGAATGA
- a CDS encoding glycosyltransferase encodes MLRVLTLATLFPDAARPNFGVFVERQTLGLAARDGVTVQVVAPRGLPPFPLDRMAIYRTLAAQPARERWKDVTVHRPRFLNLPGTHGRWHAAMLVRALIPVLNGIRRDFPFDVIDAEFFFPDGPAAVALGRHFGVPVSIKARGADIHHWGTAPATADQVIAAGRAAHGLLAVSDAMADDMAALGIPRPAVHRTGIDRALFHPRDRTGGKAALGIAGPLVVSIGALIPRKGHDLVIDAVAALPGVTLLIAGQGPEQAALQARIDTLGAADRIRLLGPLPHADLPPLIAAADVMALASASEGLANAWVEALACGTPIVIPDAGGAREVVDRPAAGRIVDRSAPAIAAGIAALLANPPATADVVAAADPFSWDRNAAELHAHLAALARNAIGRLT; translated from the coding sequence ATGCTGCGCGTCCTCACCCTTGCCACGCTCTTTCCCGATGCCGCGCGCCCCAATTTCGGCGTGTTCGTCGAACGCCAGACGCTGGGCCTTGCCGCCCGCGACGGCGTGACGGTTCAGGTCGTCGCCCCGCGCGGCCTGCCCCCCTTTCCGCTCGACCGCATGGCCATCTATCGCACCCTCGCCGCGCAGCCGGCGCGGGAGCGGTGGAAGGACGTCACGGTCCACCGCCCCCGCTTCCTGAACCTGCCCGGCACGCATGGCCGCTGGCACGCCGCGATGCTGGTCCGTGCGCTGATCCCGGTGCTGAACGGCATCCGCCGCGACTTTCCGTTCGACGTGATCGACGCCGAATTCTTCTTTCCCGATGGCCCCGCCGCCGTGGCGCTCGGTCGGCATTTCGGCGTGCCCGTGTCGATCAAGGCGCGCGGGGCCGACATTCATCACTGGGGCACAGCGCCAGCAACGGCGGATCAGGTGATTGCCGCCGGACGCGCGGCGCATGGCCTGCTCGCGGTATCCGACGCCATGGCCGACGACATGGCCGCCCTTGGCATCCCCCGCCCGGCCGTCCACCGCACCGGCATCGACCGCGCCCTGTTCCATCCCCGCGACCGCACGGGCGGAAAGGCGGCGCTCGGCATCGCCGGCCCGCTGGTGGTCAGCATCGGCGCGCTCATTCCGCGCAAGGGGCATGACTTGGTCATCGACGCCGTCGCCGCCCTGCCCGGCGTCACCCTGCTGATCGCGGGACAGGGGCCGGAACAGGCGGCGCTTCAGGCGCGGATCGACACCCTTGGCGCTGCGGACCGCATCCGTCTGCTCGGCCCCCTGCCCCATGCCGATCTTCCCCCGCTGATCGCCGCCGCCGACGTCATGGCGCTCGCCTCGGCATCGGAGGGGCTGGCCAATGCCTGGGTCGAGGCGCTGGCCTGCGGCACGCCCATCGTCATTCCCGATGCGGGCGGCGCGCGCGAGGTGGTGGACCGCCCCGCTGCAGGCCGCATCGTCGATCGCTCTGCCCCCGCCATCGCTGCGGGCATCGCCGCGCTGCTGGCCAATCCGCCGGCGACCGCCGATGTCGTCGCCGCCGCCGATCCGTTCAGTTGGGATAGAAACGCGGCCGAACTCCACGCCCACCTTGCCGCGCTGGCCCGCAATGCCATAGGTCGCTTGACTTGA
- a CDS encoding MipA/OmpV family protein, with product MATPAMAQDAPVAPPAAQRPAGPPPGVGADGWTVSVGFAPVVSPVWQGSTDAALSIFPDLRINYRDEFFASVPDGIGWNAVREQGWRAGPLVKLRFGRDERNGGSPFLVSGGSDALIGLGNIPAAGEAGLFVEKRLGAREQVRLRTEVRQGFGGHEALVIDLSASLGGRVGRNIWSVGPRATLAGRDYVQTYFGITPAQSAASGITAFRADGGLVSVGLGGTVIRPLSRTYVVTLFGGVDRLSGDAGGSTLVQERGQRMQLVLGIGLSRRFRL from the coding sequence TTGGCCACCCCCGCAATGGCGCAGGACGCCCCGGTCGCGCCGCCCGCCGCGCAGCGCCCGGCCGGTCCGCCGCCCGGCGTCGGCGCCGATGGCTGGACCGTCTCGGTCGGCTTTGCCCCCGTCGTCTCGCCCGTGTGGCAGGGTTCGACTGATGCCGCCCTGTCGATCTTCCCCGATCTGCGCATCAATTACCGGGACGAATTCTTCGCCTCCGTCCCCGACGGCATTGGCTGGAATGCCGTGCGCGAACAGGGCTGGCGCGCCGGCCCGCTGGTCAAGCTGCGCTTCGGCCGGGACGAACGCAATGGCGGCTCGCCCTTTCTGGTCAGCGGCGGCAGCGATGCCCTGATCGGCCTGGGCAACATCCCCGCCGCGGGCGAGGCGGGCCTGTTCGTCGAAAAGCGGTTGGGCGCGCGCGAACAGGTGCGCCTGCGCACAGAGGTGCGTCAGGGCTTTGGCGGGCACGAGGCGCTGGTGATCGACCTGTCGGCCAGCCTTGGCGGCCGGGTGGGTCGCAACATCTGGTCGGTCGGCCCGCGCGCCACCCTGGCCGGGCGCGACTATGTACAGACCTATTTCGGCATCACCCCTGCGCAGTCGGCGGCCAGCGGCATTACCGCTTTTCGCGCCGATGGCGGGTTGGTCTCGGTCGGCCTTGGCGGCACAGTCATCCGCCCGCTGTCCCGCACCTATGTGGTGACCCTGTTCGGCGGGGTCGACCGGCTCAGCGGCGATGCGGGTGGCTCCACGCTGGTTCAGGAACGCGGCCAGCGGATGCAGCTTGTCCTGGGCATCGGCCTCTCCCGCCGCTTCCGCCTCTGA
- the groL gene encoding chaperonin GroEL (60 kDa chaperone family; promotes refolding of misfolded polypeptides especially under stressful conditions; forms two stacked rings of heptamers to form a barrel-shaped 14mer; ends can be capped by GroES; misfolded proteins enter the barrel where they are refolded when GroES binds): MAAKDVKFSRDARERILRGVDILADAVKVTLGPKGRNVVIEKSFGAPRITKDGVSVAKEIELKDKFENMGAQMVREVASKTNDAAGDGTTTATVLAQAIVREGMKSVAAGMNPMDLKRGIDLAVTKVVEDVKARSKPVSGSQEVAQVGIISANGDREVGEKIAEAMEKVGKEGVITVEEAKGLEFELDVVEGMQFDRGYLSPYFITNPEKMAVELADPYILIHEKKLSNLQSMLPILEAVVQSGRPLLIIAEDIEGEALATLVVNKLRGGLKVAAVKAPGFGDRRKAMLEDIAVLTKGEVISEDLGIKLETVTLGMLGTAKRVTIDKDNTTIVDGAGEADSIKARTEQIRQQIEVTTSDYDREKLQERLAKLAGGVAVIKVGGATEVEVKERKDRVDDALHATRAAVEEGIVPGGGTALLYATKALEGLTGANEDQTRGIDIVRKSLTALVRQIASNAGQDGAVVSGKLLDQSDTSFGFNAATDTYENLVAAGVIDPTKVVRTALQNAASVAGLLITTEATIAELPEDKAAAPAMGGGMGGMGGMDF, translated from the coding sequence ATGGCAGCCAAGGACGTAAAATTCTCCCGCGACGCGCGTGAACGCATTCTGCGCGGCGTCGATATCCTGGCCGACGCGGTCAAGGTCACGCTGGGTCCGAAGGGCCGCAACGTGGTCATCGAAAAGAGCTTCGGCGCCCCCCGCATCACCAAGGACGGTGTGTCGGTCGCCAAGGAAATCGAACTGAAGGACAAGTTTGAGAACATGGGCGCCCAGATGGTGCGCGAAGTGGCGTCCAAGACCAACGACGCGGCCGGCGACGGCACCACCACCGCGACCGTGCTCGCTCAGGCGATCGTGCGCGAAGGCATGAAGTCGGTTGCCGCCGGCATGAACCCGATGGACCTGAAGCGCGGCATCGATCTGGCCGTCACCAAGGTGGTCGAGGACGTGAAGGCCCGTTCCAAGCCCGTGTCGGGTTCGCAGGAAGTGGCGCAGGTCGGCATCATTTCGGCCAATGGCGACCGTGAAGTCGGCGAAAAGATCGCCGAAGCCATGGAAAAGGTCGGCAAGGAAGGCGTCATCACCGTCGAGGAAGCCAAGGGCCTCGAATTCGAGCTGGACGTCGTCGAAGGCATGCAGTTCGACCGCGGCTATCTGTCGCCCTACTTCATCACCAATCCGGAAAAGATGGCGGTCGAGCTGGCTGATCCGTACATCCTGATCCACGAAAAGAAGCTGTCGAACCTTCAGTCGATGCTCCCGATCCTGGAAGCGGTCGTGCAGTCGGGTCGTCCGCTGCTGATCATCGCCGAGGATATCGAGGGTGAGGCGCTGGCCACGCTGGTGGTCAACAAGCTGCGCGGCGGCCTGAAGGTCGCGGCCGTCAAGGCGCCGGGCTTCGGCGATCGTCGCAAGGCGATGCTCGAGGACATCGCCGTCCTGACCAAGGGCGAAGTGATCAGCGAAGACCTGGGCATCAAGCTGGAAACGGTCACGCTGGGCATGCTGGGCACCGCCAAGCGCGTCACGATCGACAAGGACAACACCACCATCGTCGATGGCGCCGGTGAAGCCGATTCGATCAAGGCCCGCACGGAACAGATCCGTCAGCAGATCGAAGTCACCACGTCCGACTATGACCGTGAAAAGCTGCAGGAGCGGCTGGCCAAGCTGGCTGGCGGCGTTGCCGTGATCAAGGTTGGCGGTGCGACCGAAGTCGAGGTGAAGGAGCGCAAGGACCGCGTCGACGACGCGCTGCACGCGACCCGCGCCGCGGTTGAGGAAGGCATCGTCCCCGGCGGCGGTACGGCCCTGCTGTACGCCACCAAGGCGCTGGAAGGCCTGACCGGTGCGAACGAAGACCAGACGCGCGGCATCGACATCGTCCGCAAGTCGCTGACCGCTCTGGTTCGCCAGATCGCCAGCAACGCGGGCCAGGACGGCGCCGTGGTTTCGGGCAAGCTGCTGGATCAGAGCGATACCTCGTTCGGCTTCAACGCAGCGACCGACACCTATGAAAACCTGGTTGCCGCCGGCGTGATCGACCCGACCAAGGTCGTGCGCACCGCGCTGCAGAACGCTGCGTCGGTTGCTGGTCTCCTGATCACCACCGAAGCAACCATTGCCGAACTGCCCGAGGACAAGGCCGCTGCGCCTGCCATGGGCGGCGGCATGGGCGGCATGGGCGGCATGGACTTCTGA